From a single Oreochromis niloticus isolate F11D_XX linkage group LG4, O_niloticus_UMD_NMBU, whole genome shotgun sequence genomic region:
- the LOC100693074 gene encoding ornithine decarboxylase-like, producing MENISSYVSPRAPETTNGSVMHGLSLERNPIDILETGKSISDVIDGKIRQLYSVGSEEPFYVVNLDNILERHLQWISLLPRVKPFYAVKCNNTTAVLKMLSALDTGFDCASKAEIELALSLGVKPDDIIYAHTTKPLSHIRYACAHRVNLMTFDNEEELLKISLVHPQAKLVIRIAVDDSKSMVRLSPKFGARLPTVRQLLERARELNLEVVGVSFHVGSGCTKSSAFRQAIEDARCVFDVASFLGFQMRLLDIGGGFSKIGDFQERFEEFSQVINGSLDEFFPPVSGLEVIAEPGRYYVESAFTLAVNVIAKRVVVEDRVSKCTDGAESCPERLMMYYINDGVYGSMSCITFDPAHSKLEPYPHRAVKKSEPRYRSIIWGPTCDSIDKITESYWIPELYVGDWLLVDNMGAYTVSVTTDFNSFEKAHIYTVVTAETWLALNLSRAYDTVH from the exons ATGGAGAACATTTCATCCTATG TGTCTCCTCGAGCACCTGAAACTACAAATGGATCAGTCATGCATGGTTTGTCTCTTGAGAGGAATCCCATTGACATATTAGAGACTGGAAAGAGCATCAGTGATGTCATTGATGGCAAGATTAGACAGCTGTATTCAGTG GGCAGCGAGGAGCCCTTCTATGTCGTAAATCTTGACAATATATTAGAGAGGCACCTGCAGTGGATCAGTCTGTTGCCTCGGGTGAAACCCTTCTATGCAGTGAAgtgcaacaacacaacagcagtttTGAAGATGCTGAGCGCTCTGGACACCGGTTTCGACTGTGCCAGCAAG GCTGAGATCGAGCTGGCCCTGTCACTTGGAGTGAAGCCCGATGACATCATTTACGCCCACACGACCAAACCGCTGTCTCACATCAGATACGCCTGCGCTCACAGAGTGAATCTGATGACTTTTGATAATGAGGAGGAACTCTTAAAAATCTCTCTTGTCCATCCCCAAGCCAA GCTGGTAATACGAATTGCAGTGGACGACTCCAAATCGATGGTAAGACTCAGTCCAAAGTTTGGAGCCAGACTGCCCACAGTTAGACAGTTGCTGGAACGTGCCAGAGAGCTGAACTTGGAGGTGGTCGGGGTCAGCTTCCACGTGGGCAGCGGCTGCACCAAGAGCTCGGCCTTCAGGCAGGCCATCGAAGACGCTCGGTGCGTCTTTGATGTAGCG AGTTTTTTGGGGTTCCAGATGAGACTCTTGGACATTGGTGGAGGATTTTCTAAGATTGGAGACTTCCAAGAGAGGTTTGAAGAG TTCTCACAAGTCATTAACGGATCGCTGGATGAATTCTTCCCACCTGTCAGTGGGTTGGAGGTGATTGCAGAGCCGGGCAGATACTACGTGGAATCGGCCTTCACGCTGGCAGTGAACGTCATCGCCAAAAGAGTCGTTGTCGAGGACAGAGTCAGTAAATGCACAG ATGGAGCAGAAAGCTGCCCTGAGAGACTGATGATGTACTACATTAACGACGGTGTGTACGGCTCCATGAGTTGCATCACCTTTGACCCCGCTCACAGCAAACTTGAACCGTACCCTCACAGG GCTGTTAAGAAGAGCGAGCCGAGATACCGCTCCATCATCTGGGGTCCAACCTGCGACAGCATCGACAAAATAACCGAAAGCTACTGGATTCCTGAGCTGTACGTGGGCGACTGGCTTCTCGTCGACAACATGGGCGCTTACACTGTCAGCGTAACCACAGACTTCAACAGCTTTGAAAAGGCACACATTTATACTGTTGTGACAGCTGAGACTTGGCTCGCCCTAAACCTGTCTCGTGCCTACGATACTGTCCATTAA